The nucleotide window GCCGATTTCCATGCGAACAGAATTTTTCGCGTACACAATCGCTGAAAGTGATAAACACCGGCAGCATAATTCGTACCtcttgtgtgtgtgtgatttTCGATTGTTACAGAATGCGATCTTTTATCAAAACTCTGGCTAGGATATAACAGAGCCTGCACATAATCTTACCCGTTGCACTCGATTTGAGGCTGCCTTGAATTATCGTTCGGACACTTCAAGTTTATGCAACCAATTCTGGACAATTAAACATTTAATGTGTCTGAAGTGTATCGTGAAAGTTCACTATGTAGTGCGAATTGACatttcgattaattttcattgattttttaaccATTTAATCGATATTTCATTCAAGAGGCGTTAcgttctgaattttattttatatcaactCTAACATTTGTTCTGACGAGCAAAACTTCCCTTCGTTAACAGACATGATGATGCGTATGTTGCAACCAGAAATGTGTTCTTTTCCCTATTGTTTATGGTGCCCTGTATCGTTTGCCCAATATTAGGCTCTCGGGCTATCTATGAACCATCATTATTGTAAATATCAAATGATTATTAGAATGTCAATCCCTTGTGCAGTTTTGTGTAACTGGAATATTAGTGGGACAGACTCGGTACTATCCTGCTTAGGCACATTTAGAATTGGGTCGTCCTGTTTCAGGTAGCGATGGGTTCGTTGGAACTGAAACAGAGTTTATCAGGTCATAAAGGAAGAGTGTGGAATGTATGTTGGCACCCAAAAGGCAATAGCTTAGCTTCTTGTGGCGAGGATAGGACAATAAGAATTTGGGCGAATGAGAGTTCAAAGTGGGTAGTCAAAACTATCTTGGCTGAAGGCCACCAGAGAACGGTTAGGGAAGTTTCATGGTCTCCGTGTGGAAATTATATCGCATCTGCCAGTTTTGACGCTACAACGGCTATTTGGGATAAAAAGGCTGGTCAATTCGAGTGCAACGTAACATTAGAAGGACACGAGCATGAAGTCAAGAGTGTCAGCTGGTCACGGAGCGGACAATTATTATCCACGTGTAGTCGAGATAAATCTGTATGGATTTGGGAAGCTGCCGATGATGAATACGAATGTGCTTCTGTAATATCATGCCATGCCCAAGATGTAAAAAAGGTGAATTCATATCGCATTGCTTGCTAATGGCGGTATTTCTTCTTAATTAATGGCAACTCTGATGATTGCAGGTAAAATGGCATCCGCACGAGGATACCCTGGCCTCAGCTAGCTATGACGATACTGTGAGAATTTTCAAGGAAGACGCGTACAGCGACTGGGTCTGCACGGCAACTCTGAATTCCCACACATCTACAGTTTGGAGCCTGTCTTTCGATAGCACAGGAAACCGTTTGGCAACCTGCAGCGATGACAAGACAGTGAAAATATGGCAGGAATACAAACCTGGTAATGAGGCTGGTATATCAACAGAAAACAACGAATCTGTTTGGAAGTGTTGCTGCACTTTGTCAGGCTACCATAGTCGGCCGATATACGATATTGACTGGTGCAAATTAACAGGGCTTATTGCCACAGCATGTGGCGACGATATCATCAGAATATTTCGCGAGGACACTGATTCAAATCCAAATCAACCCTCCTTTAGTATGGTTTGTACTACAGATGATGCACATACACAGGACGTCAACTCTGTACAATGGAATCCTGTTGTTCCTGGACAACTTGCATCGGCAAGCGACGACGGGCTTGTCAAAATTTGGCTGTACAGTGAATAAGAGGCTTACATCATTCAATCACTGATGTTGCAGCTCAAATGGGAGTCAAGCACAGCTGCTGTCTTCCCTGCTTCAGCACTCACTTATTAGTAATCGGTTTTTTCCAAATTAAATGTACACATATCCTGTTAACcctaacaataaataatttgtaaatataaaacTACTACTGTTGttggcttcattttttttccccacccACAATATATGAAATGTAAACGcatgataaaaatgttgatactggaaattttcttcattcgtTCTACAAATCATGTTACGAATGACATTTCTGCATTTCTCTTTCATCAacgaaaattacaaatcaTTCGCTTCTTGAACACATATGCATTCTGTGTAATAATTAAACCTCTTCGTATATCTCTGTTGCAGATAAACAACTATAAATGCACATTCATTCAACGGTTGTATCGAGACTTCTATTCAGAACTCACGGTCTGTATAAGCTTCTCAAATACCATCACGTAACATCTAGAATGGGAGATCTGGACTCTACTAGGGAGGGACTAGCGCTAAGCCAAGTCTTGGATGCTATTCACTCGTTTGCCCCGATCGAGCTAGCGGCTTCCTGGGATAACGTTGGCCTGCTCATTGAACCAACAAAATCGAAGTTAATTACGCACACACTCATCACCAATGATCTTACCGAGGATGTAATGCAAGAGGCTATTGATTTAAATGCAGATCTAATTATTTCATATCATCCACCGATATTCAGTCCTCTGAAGTCAATTACAACTCGTACATGGAAGGTAATATTTGGCAAGAAACTAGTGTATTGAATTTATACAAAACTCACATGACTTATTAATATACTTTCTTTGATTGACAAATAACTAGGAACGCATCGCTAGCACCTGTATAGAGAATAAAATTGCCCTGTACTCTCCCCATACGAGCTTTGATTCAGTGAAGGGAGGATTGAATGATTGGTTGGCAGGAGCCTTTGGTAGGCagatacataatatatatatgtattaaaaattgaagctCATGATGGGAGGTTCTCTGGTATTGAATGACTGGCCATTCTATTAAAATATCCAAAATCAATAGTTTGGATGATGCCTATACATACCTAGATAGGATGCTGCTTCCCTTTCAGATAGCCCTTCCATATGCATTAATGTGGTTCTTAAACTAGgctttataaaattttgacaggCCACTAAATCAGTTTCAAATTAATCGATGAAATTCTCTACTAGACTACAGTGGTCGTCTCAATCCTAAAGCCTCGCGTTAGGCGTGTGAATTTCGCCATTCAATATACGTACGCTTTCACTTCACTTTTACTAtaggtatattttattaaaaatttataactgaGGAGCTAGTAATCACTgatgttattattttgtaGGATTATTAATATCGCCCATGGGGCAGTCTCTGTCAGTTGTAGACAATCtgaatttaactttttttaatttctcagTAGCGTACAGCTAACATAGAATGAGCCATAGGCgatgttaatatttttaccaaaTGGTAGCAACAGTGCTCACGAAATTCTCACAGTTACAGATTCTTTTGGAAAATAGTTAGACtcacgataaaatatatagtgAAAGTGAAGTAATAATGCATAAATTTTAAAGGCAAATTTCACCGTCTTTGCGCGTAGGTTTAGGATTAGGATAGAGTGCTGTGCTTTGAGggtgaatttcagattttgtGGGCAGTTGGGTTAAAGTTcgacgaaatttattttaacattCACTCTGATATGTATGCATCAAATTTCTGTACTTGGATCTTCAAAGTGACTGAATATATAAGTAAGTCAATATCTTTGTCAAAACACTAACGGATTGCGAACAATAAATTGCAGATTTAGAAACATGCAAACCGATTGAAGCTGGTGTCAATCCTGAAAACGGTTTCGGCCGCCTATGCACGTTAAAAGTCCCAGTGTCTACAGCCGACGCAGTGACAATTGTTAAACAACGAACAAATTTACCACACGTCCGACTTGCTCGTGCCAGACGTCAAGGTAAGAAGAATATCATGTCACTATATTTATTGTATTCGGGTGGTCGTGTATTTAGGggtcggaaaaattttcattacgatGTCCCCCAAATCTgatctaaaatatttttaacaaaatctgTATAAAGTTTCAAGCCTGTACATCAATGGGATCACTTGCCTCCACAAGCACATGAAAAGAAATTCCGGcgaagaactttttttttttttgtcatacaCGAATTGTGAAAGTATAAACAAGTCAGACATTCTTACCGGTGTTTCTTAAATAATAGGAtattgaacagaaaaaaaacaagttgatataatataaacattacaaccaaattttttttttatggcctGCTTTGTTTTTCGACCCGCAAGTAAGGACCACCCAAGTATTGTACTTACGTACATGAATTTCTGCAACCTTATACGGCAAATAAAACTTACATTATTAATACGTAACCAATTAAAGTTATGTAGTCTCTGAAATCCATCGAATGGGAGgttcacaaaatttcaataggtccaagtaatttttctaaataatataaaactaGCTGTAAAGCTCGCTCGGGGTCAGTTTGCCTTGTATAGCTGATTTTTGTACTCGTTCGCTCGCTGCGCTCGCTCACTCCATTGGATAAGATCTACTGTTGACGGTTTACCATATATTCGTAAAATAGTGAAATTTAACTGACTACTTGACAGTTGTATTCGTATACATCGTAATATGTAAAGTATATATAATAGTCTACCTGGTGAATCTGCATGTCTAGATAATGACGTTGTAAAtagatattcaattttaagaaaatatatcattacaatatatattgtcatataggtatatatgacTACATAATTAGCGTTATGCTGGTGCTCTTGCTAGGATCGTTAAATAGATTGGGTGAGCGTTTTCAGTAGGTCTTTGAATATTTGGATGATACAATGTCTTAATATCTTTGAGAACCTATAAATGcacgaaaaaatgtacatataCCTCGAATCACCTCAGTCTGTACGTCCTTAGAATAAAACAGGTGtgtcgtttgaaattttgcaactTATTAACATAAACGATGACATTGCAGTACTCTACAAAGGGATACGATGAATGTGATTATCcgcatttatttattaatacacATGATTAATTTACTAAGACAAGATAAGTTCTGACACCTGGAGCCCAGGAACTACAGAGCTCTAGTCGTAAAAGTTGAAATTCACCAGGTATAAAACCTGGAGCCCCGGAACTATGGAGCGCTAGTTctggaaattaaaattcaccaGGTAGAGGACCTGAAGCGCAGTACCTAGGAGATAGAGGACCCAATGCTCGAAGTTCGCGGAGCGCGATTTTCGTTCGTCCTCTCTAGTGCACATTTATTTCCGGACTAAGGAAGTCTACTGACTGATTATCGTGTTCAAATaatatagaagaaaaaaaacttttagtgACGTCAAAATGTaatttctgaacatccgaaatTTAGGTTTcaaactttaatactatgtgtGATGTGAATCATTCTGCGAGAATAATTCACAGTGTGACATGCCATAATTTAAATAACTTGTCACATATTGTCTTGCTGTCATTAGTACttcaattgaaatatataaaagTCTATGTTCGACTGGCATATCATACAGACGTTTTTGTATGGTAGTAATCGTTTTTAATGATTCACAGTATCTACCATAAGTTTGTTGTCGCTAATTAATTCCTTACTCGGTTCATTTTTACAGATGACATGATTACTTCGATAGCGGTCTGTGCGGGCTCTGGTTCATCTGTTTTAAAAGGTGTGAGGGCAGACCTCTACATTACAGGCGAGATGTTACACCATGATATTTTGGATGCCATTCATCTTGGAGCTAATGTTATACTCACCAATCATTCAGATTCAGAACGAGGCTTCCTGAAATTATTTGCTATAAAATTACGCCAGCTTCTAGGTGAATCTGTCAAAGTGAGCCTATCACTCTTGGACACCGATCCCTTGAAAAcagtatgaataaaataacataTCCCTGTGACAAGCATTCAATGATTTGTATTTGGCTCTAAAACATACAGTTTGATTAGTTAGACTTAACTGAATTCAAGCCTCGTGGTATCTATTGATTTTTCCCTTGTAGGGGTCCTTTAGAATGTTATTCGTTATTGCACGAACAGCAACTTTTCGGTTGTTTCCAGTTGTTGTTCTTTGTGTAACAATAAATCAGAGTCACAGAAAATACTGTTTAACTCTAATTATCCTCTGCAGCCCATCAGGATAAAATCAGGTTGAGAGGTGAAATGAATTCacctttattttttaaatcagcTTGACAGATTTTCTACTTCAGGCATCAATGCAGTTGTTCGTGAAAGCTGGTTGCTCTATGATGTCCTAGatgttttctttgaattcTTCAGAGCACAATTAATAGAAAACGTATCCTGCTAATTCATGGAATATTCAGCGCATACATTTGTTCCattgctttaaaaaaaaaaaattagagtgCCAAAATgctcgaaacaaaaaaaaaaaaaaaagatatggCTGGATGTATTTACTTCATTTGAATTCTTTCATAATCGGTGTGATTGTCATTAGAGCATCTTTCATTTCCGTTTTCTTCTCATAGTTTTTCAGGCTCGTCCACatcttttccaattttttccgCTGATATCTCTACATCACAATAAAGTGCATGCACATTAGCACATTAAGGACAAATTATAATTACGAACCTTTATGAAATTATCGATTTAAGGTAACAAAACTTACTTGGATAAATTGAAAGCAGTGCTTCATTGTAGCCCCAACATAAATAATGTCAAGGGAAGCAATTCTACTGTCAATTTCACTGACAGCACGGACCGAATCAATGACAAGTCTGTGTGGTCCATGTCGAATTTTAATTAACGCAATCCTTGTATGgtgattgaaatatttagctaaataaacaaaacacaATTTTATGATAACCGATCAACTGGTTTTTATAGTTAGTCTTTACCAAGCATTATAATATCACTCATTGTAACGATTATTGGAGCCTAAACATCACTAATGTGAAAATCCCATAGTCATCACAAATTTACGTGCAATCTCGAATACAAATACCTAGTAAACAGTTTTGTTTTACACGAAAATAATGCCAAGAAATGTATTCCTGTAATAGAATTCCTACTTGAAACAGGAAAGTTGCTGGGCATTTTAGTCAGGTATTGCATGTAGAATTGTGCTGACTGCGGCATTTTCATGTCAGTGCTACTTGGACTCTGATAATTGTCAAGAGTGTGACATTTTATTCGGTTGGTATAGACTGACTATAAGCATTCTATTTGGAACACCAATTTTGATCCTTATTGCAACATTATTCTGAGTACATTGAGGCATACAGCTTGAGTTATATAGTAAGCTAACAAATTAAATTAGTCTCGTTACCATTAAAGCCAGATTTTATGGCAGAAAGTCCAAAATCGCCATACATAAGTTCAACTTTTTGCTGTATTGCATGATGAAGAACAGTCGGTTTCAGTATCAAACATTTGTCAGATTTGTCACCTGGATTCACACGTACAGTCACATACCTAAAGAAAAGAACcgttgaaaattgtacaaatgcTCAACGGGACGGTTCAATGATGGATGCAATCAGAGGAAACTCTCGTTCTAAAAACCTAACCTCTGCTTGAGTAAGAACACTGGAGAttctaaaatttgaaagttgcTTCACACTTTTCGACATCTGACTTTTGTTTCTCAAAAGGAATTAAAGTTCACTTTGTACCTGTTCTTGAAACGAACCATTGTTGCGGGTTAAATTTTATGACGCTGTTGCGCACCACGAAATTGATACGCTCTAACGCAGAGAGAAACCTCTCTGACGTCCAGGTTAGGTCGTTAGGTGAAGTAGCTGTGATCCTCTGAAAGCTATGATCTAATTCACCACCACGGGGTAACCATGAGCACAGCTACCATGAGTGTCAGATCCCCACGTAGATACTCGCCGGTGGACATACACAAATTATGCGTGCCGTAAAATCCTTGTTTATACATACTCGGGGCAAAACACGACTGTACAAGTTGAAGCAATCCTCCCTGATTTAATCTGTTGATTCAACACGCAAGCATGCACGAAAGATTGACGTGTGTCTGTCAGGTTCTCGCGTTTACACGTAATTCCATGCGGAGTTACGTTCATATGCATATGTTTACGGAAATATAGtagaatatttaataatatgtGATGAATAACAAAAGACTGGATTGTGCATGTTCTCCGTATTTACAGAGGTTTCACTCGACCCAAATTACCTCGGAAAAACGAGATACTACTgtaattgaatatattttcgcTCCCATGctaatctttttttattcaccgcAATTGATAAAATGTAACGTTTTTGATGTCGTTTCTATGTATGCGTGCATCACCATATCATGAGACCGTTGCTTAGAATCAGCTCCGCTTCTATAATAGACCAATAGTGTGCGTGCGATAGTAAAAACCGTTATCTATCATGGCATGCAGGGTCAATTCTCAGTAATCAAGGTCTTTTAAAGTATAAACGTGATGCGGTGTTAACATAAGGTACATTTCATTGATACAATTTGTCGGAATAAGTTATTGCCAAGACGAGTAGAGATACGTGCGTGTAATATTCCAGTATATACTGCACAGTAAACATTTAATTACTGTCAATATTTCGTCACTTGCTGAATTGCCATATTAGTAGCCAAACGCCTTCAATGGAGTCAATTTATTTTGTCGGCGTGGATGTCGGAACAGGCAGTGCTCGAGCAGCAATTGTATCTTCTAATGGGAAGTTGATCAATATGGCAACCTGTCCCATCAAGACCTTCAATCCACGACCTAATTTCTTCGAACAATCTTCAGATGATATTTGGTCTGCTGTCTGCAATGTCGTCAAGGTTGTTTGTAATTCCAGATTAGACACCTATCTGTAGAAATAGATGTGGATAAGCAAATTATATATtgccattttcaatttctacagCATGAGATTGATCGTTTGCCTCCTCTTGCATAGTGACACCCAGTGAACCCGAACCAATTGTCCACCTTAGTCTTATACTTGTCTATTTCATAATTCAAGCTCTAAGTTGTGATACAGTTCCTTTCATGAATCATACAGAAAAACTGTTCATTAATAAAATCTCAGTATCTGAtttgttgaaagaaatatatttacacactTATGCAATCTAGACGGTCACTAAAGATGTGtctgaggaaaaaattaaaggtaTCGGGTTTGATGCTACCTGTTCATTAGTTGCACTCGATGAACATGGAAGGCCTGTGACGGTGAGCCCGACTGGTAAGAGCAAACCATTAATGTTTAAACGGCATTAGAAGCATGTAAACATCAACTGCAATTGGGGGAGATAATTGATTCAAAGATTAAGAGTAAAGTTTAACAATCACAAGTCGAGACAAATATGTCAAgcatagaatatttttttatgtctAGGAAACGATGAACAAAATGTTATTCTTTGGATGGATCATAGGGCAGAAGCGGAATCCGCTTTTATAAATAGCACTAAGGACGAGATGCTCCGATACGTTGGTGGAAAGATATCCCTTGAGATGGAAACGCCCAAGATGCTttggatgaagaaaaatatgccCACTTCTTGGTTGCGGGCAAAAATGCTGTTCGATTTACCTGATTTTTTGACTTGGCGCGCCACTAGATCTCAATCAAGGTGTACCTATACTGCATACCGTTGAggatataatttaatatttaccAATCACTGAACCAATTCAACATTGAAAACTTTCCCTTCATAGATCTCTATGCTCCCTTGTATGCAAATGGAATTATAAAGCAGGGCCTGATGGAAACAATGGTTGGAATGCCGAATTCTTTAACAAAATTGGGTTGTCTGATCTGAGTGAGGATAACTGGAGGAAAATCGGTATGCACATAGAGTTGACAATATCACATTATTACATACTTTTATAGCCTGAATATTAGATTATAATTTGACTTGAGACAAATATCCGACTGCGTATTCGGAACAACTCACGATGGGCTGTCAATCATActgcttgaaaatttttttatctaaatttaaattaaattgatgTAGGTACTCACGTGAAGCCTCCTGGGGATCCAGTTGCTTTAGGATTGACGGCAGAAGCTGCAAACGAACTAGGACTCAGTCCCAAAACTCCCGTCGGTACTTCAATCATCGACGCTCATGCGGGGGGACTTGGAATGATCGGCTGTAGCGTGCCAGGTGTTCCAAATAACTTTTCCTCCAGATTAAGTAATACTCCATTAAATTTGTTCACTACTTATTCTTGCCACTGGTGGATGACTGCAAATGTGCATGGCGTTATGTTTAATGTTGCAGGCTTAATCTGTGGTACCTCAAC belongs to Neodiprion lecontei isolate iyNeoLeco1 chromosome 5, iyNeoLeco1.1, whole genome shotgun sequence and includes:
- the LOC107220736 gene encoding probable cytosolic iron-sulfur protein assembly protein Ciao1 isoform X1, giving the protein MGSLELKQSLSGHKGRVWNVCWHPKGNSLASCGEDRTIRIWANESSKWVVKTILAEGHQRTVREVSWSPCGNYIASASFDATTAIWDKKAGQFECNVTLEGHEHEVKSVSWSRSGQLLSTCSRDKSVWIWEAADDEYECASVISCHAQDVKKVKWHPHEDTLASASYDDTVRIFKEDAYSDWVCTATLNSHTSTVWSLSFDSTGNRLATCSDDKTVKIWQEYKPGNEAGISTENNESVWKCCCTLSGYHSRPIYDIDWCKLTGLIATACGDDIIRIFREDTDSNPNQPSFSMVCTTDDAHTQDVNSVQWNPVVPGQLASASDDGLVKIWLYSE
- the LOC107220741 gene encoding FGGY carbohydrate kinase domain-containing protein isoform X2, yielding MESIYFVGVDVGTGSARAAIVSSNGKLINMATCPIKTFNPRPNFFEQSSDDIWSAVCNVVKTVTKDVSEEKIKGIGFDATCSLVALDEHGRPVTVSPTGNDEQNVILWMDHRAEAESAFINSTKDEMLRYVGGKISLEMETPKMLWMKKNMPTSWLRAKMLFDLPDFLTWRATRSQSRSLCSLVCKWNYKAGPDGNNGWNAEFFNKIGLSDLSEDNWRKIGTHVKPPGDPVALGLTAEAANELGLSPKTPVGTSIIDAHAGGLGMIGCSVPGVPNNFSSRLSLICGTSTCHMAISDKEITVDGVWGPYYSVMIPRFWLSEGGQSATGKLLDHIINSHPATASIMHQLTGKMHIQQYLSDLLISLAKKNSHQDVAFLTRNIHVWPDFHGNRSPLADVKLRGMISGLSLSSDQEDLAVLYLATIQALAYGTRHIIEALTLSGHNIETVLICGGLSQNPLFVHTQADVVGLPVLIPHERESVLLGAAILGACAAGVFPSVQDAIREMGGTANLIAPNALSKRYHQQKYEVFKKMVQDQKTYASAMDHVLV
- the LOC107220741 gene encoding FGGY carbohydrate kinase domain-containing protein isoform X1, translating into MESIYFVGVDVGTGSARAAIVSSNGKLINMATCPIKTFNPRPNFFEQSSDDIWSAVCNVVKTVTKDVSEEKIKGIGFDATCSLVALDEHGRPVTVSPTGNDEQNVILWMDHRAEAESAFINSTKDEMLRYVGGKISLEMETPKMLWMKKNMPTSWLRAKMLFDLPDFLTWRATRSQSRSLCSLVCKWNYKAGPDGNNGWNAEFFNKIGLSDLSEDNWRKIGTHVKPPGDPVALGLTAEAANELGLSPKTPVGTSIIDAHAGGLGMIGCSVPGVPNNFSSRLSLICGTSTCHMAISDKEITVDGVWGPYYSVMIPRFWLSEGGQSATGKLLDHIINSHPATASIMHQLTGLPHRHIQQYLSDLLISLAKKNSHQDVAFLTRNIHVWPDFHGNRSPLADVKLRGMISGLSLSSDQEDLAVLYLATIQALAYGTRHIIEALTLSGHNIETVLICGGLSQNPLFVHTQADVVGLPVLIPHERESVLLGAAILGACAAGVFPSVQDAIREMGGTANLIAPNALSKRYHQQKYEVFKKMVQDQKTYASAMDHVLV
- the LOC107220741 gene encoding FGGY carbohydrate kinase domain-containing protein isoform X3: MESIYFVGVDVGTGSARAAIVSSNGKLINMATCPIKTFNPRPNFFEQSSDDIWSAVCNVVKTVTKDVSEEKIKGIGFDATCSLVALDEHGRPVTVSPTGNDEQNVILWMDHRAEAESAFINSTKDEMLRYVGGKISLEMETPKMLWMKKNMPTSWLRAKMLFDLPDFLTWRATRSQSRSLCSLVCKWNYKAGPDGNNGWNAEFFNKIGLSDLSEDNWRKIGTHVKPPGDPVALGLTAEAANELGLSPKTPVGTSIIDAHAGGLGMIGCSVPGVPNNFSSRLSLICGTSTCHMAISDKEITVDGVWGPYYSVMIPRFWLSEGGQSATGKLLDHIINSHPATASIMHQLTGKMSSSQAYSTIFVGPSDIASKKEFASGCSISDQEHSCLARFPWKSFAVSRCKTSGNDFRPIFIFRSRGSCSSVLGNYSSLSVWNQTHNRSTHVIRP
- the LOC107220736 gene encoding NIF3-like protein 1 isoform X2; this translates as MHIHSTVVSRLLFRTHGLYKLLKYHHVTSRMGDLDSTREGLALSQVLDAIHSFAPIELAASWDNVGLLIEPTKSKLITHTLITNDLTEDVMQEAIDLNADLIISYHPPIFSPLKSITTRTWKERIASTCIENKIALYSPHTSFDSVKGGLNDWLAGAFDLETCKPIEAGVNPENGFGRLCTLKVPVSTADAVTIVKQRTNLPHVRLARARRQDDMITSIAVCAGSGSSVLKGVRADLYITGEMLHHDILDAIHLGANVILTNHSDSERGFLKLFAIKLRQLLGESVKVSLSLLDTDPLKTV
- the LOC107220737 gene encoding uncharacterized protein LOC107220737 isoform X2, producing MVRFKNRYVTVRVNPGDKSDKCLILKPTVLHHAIQQKVELMYGDFGLSAIKSGFNAKYFNHHTRIALIKIRHGPHRLVIDSVRAVSEIDSRIASLDIIYVGATMKHCFQFIQRYQRKKLEKMWTSLKNYEKKTEMKDALMTITPIMKEFK
- the LOC107220737 gene encoding uncharacterized protein LOC107220737 isoform X1, whose amino-acid sequence is MHMNVTPHGITCKRENLTDTRQSFVHACVLNQQIKSGRIASTCTVVFCPEYVTVRVNPGDKSDKCLILKPTVLHHAIQQKVELMYGDFGLSAIKSGFNAKYFNHHTRIALIKIRHGPHRLVIDSVRAVSEIDSRIASLDIIYVGATMKHCFQFIQRYQRKKLEKMWTSLKNYEKKTEMKDALMTITPIMKEFK